A window of Longibacter salinarum contains these coding sequences:
- a CDS encoding LacI family DNA-binding transcriptional regulator produces the protein MAVTIRDVASEANVSATTVSRVFNHTDLVRPETVERVRRIADEMGYQPNATAKSLSHGRTDAIGVVLPAPHGEFFSEVMRGIDEVAQSSHYHLLISSSHYNRDEAEAAMRALSGRVDGLLVMTTHVEADDILQTPRPDVPVVFMNSSNVGPDHDAYDIENREGAYKATKHLIERGYRNIGVITGPRNSLDVQERLSGFRDALSDSGRNPSEAPVIDGDFTRASGYEAGKQILELDPRPDAFFSCNDYMAIGAISAFQEAGITTPGDIAIAGFDDIPSARYASPPLTTVRVPVFDLGRRAAQRLLDRMAGHSEMPIEEATLGSELVIRSST, from the coding sequence ATGGCTGTCACCATTCGTGATGTGGCAAGCGAGGCCAATGTCTCGGCGACAACTGTCTCCCGGGTCTTCAACCACACAGACCTCGTTCGGCCGGAAACGGTCGAGCGCGTGCGCCGAATCGCTGACGAAATGGGGTATCAGCCGAACGCGACGGCCAAGAGTCTGAGTCACGGTCGCACGGACGCGATCGGTGTTGTTCTGCCGGCGCCGCACGGTGAGTTTTTCTCTGAAGTGATGCGCGGGATCGATGAGGTGGCGCAGTCCTCTCATTATCATCTGCTGATCTCGAGTTCGCACTACAATCGCGATGAAGCGGAGGCGGCTATGCGTGCGCTGAGCGGCCGTGTGGATGGGCTGCTGGTCATGACCACGCACGTGGAGGCAGACGATATCCTGCAGACGCCGCGCCCGGATGTGCCGGTTGTCTTCATGAACAGCTCCAACGTCGGGCCGGATCATGACGCATACGACATCGAAAACCGGGAGGGAGCCTACAAGGCGACGAAGCACCTCATCGAGCGCGGGTACAGAAACATCGGCGTGATCACGGGGCCGCGCAACAGTCTCGACGTGCAGGAGCGGCTGTCCGGATTCCGTGACGCGCTGTCTGACAGCGGGCGAAATCCGTCCGAAGCGCCGGTAATCGATGGCGACTTTACCCGCGCGAGCGGATACGAGGCGGGGAAACAGATTCTGGAGCTCGATCCGCGTCCCGATGCCTTCTTCTCGTGCAATGATTACATGGCGATCGGGGCCATTTCGGCATTTCAGGAAGCAGGAATAACGACGCCGGGCGACATCGCAATCGCCGGCTTTGACGACATTCCGAGCGCGCGCTACGCATCTCCACCGCTGACGACGGTTCGCGTGCCGGTCTTCGATCTCGGCCGGCGGGCTGCGCAACGGCTGCTCGATCGAATGGCTGGTCACTCTGAGATGCCCATCGAGGAAGCAACTCTGGGTTCCGAACTCGTCATTCGATCGAGTACGTGA
- a CDS encoding RagB/SusD family nutrient uptake outer membrane protein: MIVSATSTVLRQITRRLSALVAGVLLLTLGLVASGCDSMLDIEPQGEQTSANFFRTPEDANRALAGVYSAIQQQKRLTYQGAPEFLAGYDMVFGSVASDDSFKGGESRNDQPDIDDIQTFTVDPNNLYIAKMWSSLYEAVTRSNRLLDRVPDIEMDPEEKADILAEARFLRAYAYFYLLQAFGTEPETNNGPGIVLVNDVVTIGGADKPRSPEPEVWTQIETDLQAAINELPTKSERGAEQYGRATTGAAKALLVKAHIFQEDWPAAEPLALEVISSSEYRLEPDFSSIFRLSGEHGPGSIFEINYATLPNQVEGYYGNVYQASRSTWGFGFNNPTEDLYQAFDSNDPRRDATIIEPGEQMPDGTVVAGGSSRSGYHNEKIWIPQSEYPQAQGIGVFAGPSNVRYIRLANVLLWHAEAAAENGNLPAARESLNRVRARARDDDDNPNNDPAGVLPDITTTDAQELLEAIYRERRLELAMEDLRFFDLVRQGRAPEVLGDAGFDAGTHERMPIPQREIDLSDGVLTQNPGY; encoded by the coding sequence ATGATTGTTTCCGCGACTTCGACGGTCTTACGCCAGATTACTCGTCGCCTTTCAGCGCTCGTTGCTGGAGTGTTGCTCCTCACGCTTGGGCTTGTTGCCAGCGGCTGCGATAGCATGCTCGATATCGAGCCACAGGGCGAGCAGACCTCCGCTAACTTTTTCCGTACCCCTGAGGATGCCAATCGCGCCCTTGCCGGCGTCTATTCCGCGATTCAGCAGCAGAAGCGCCTCACATACCAGGGGGCGCCCGAGTTTCTCGCTGGCTACGACATGGTATTCGGTAGCGTTGCTTCCGACGACTCGTTTAAAGGCGGCGAGAGCCGAAACGACCAGCCGGACATCGATGACATTCAGACGTTCACGGTCGACCCGAACAACCTCTACATCGCGAAGATGTGGAGCAGTCTCTATGAGGCGGTGACCCGGTCCAATCGTCTGCTCGACCGTGTGCCCGACATCGAGATGGATCCGGAGGAAAAGGCGGACATTCTGGCCGAGGCCCGATTCCTCCGAGCATACGCCTACTTTTACCTCCTCCAGGCGTTTGGAACAGAGCCCGAAACGAATAATGGGCCAGGCATCGTCCTCGTCAACGACGTGGTCACGATCGGTGGAGCCGATAAGCCGCGTTCGCCCGAACCCGAGGTGTGGACGCAGATCGAAACAGATCTTCAGGCAGCGATCAACGAGCTCCCGACGAAGAGCGAGCGTGGTGCAGAACAGTACGGTCGAGCTACGACAGGGGCGGCGAAAGCGCTTCTCGTCAAGGCCCACATCTTTCAGGAAGATTGGCCTGCAGCAGAACCGCTGGCTCTGGAGGTGATCAGCTCCAGTGAGTACCGACTCGAGCCGGACTTTTCCAGCATCTTCCGCCTGAGCGGAGAGCACGGGCCGGGTTCGATTTTCGAAATCAATTACGCGACCCTCCCGAATCAGGTCGAGGGATACTACGGCAACGTGTATCAGGCCAGTCGGTCAACGTGGGGCTTCGGTTTCAACAACCCGACGGAGGATCTCTACCAGGCGTTCGACAGCAACGACCCCCGGCGTGACGCAACGATCATCGAGCCGGGTGAGCAGATGCCCGACGGCACCGTCGTCGCCGGAGGAAGCAGCCGATCGGGATATCACAACGAGAAAATATGGATACCGCAGTCTGAGTATCCGCAGGCACAGGGCATTGGCGTGTTTGCCGGCCCAAGCAACGTTCGGTATATCCGCCTCGCGAATGTTTTACTCTGGCACGCGGAGGCCGCAGCCGAGAATGGTAACCTGCCAGCCGCTCGTGAGTCGCTGAACCGCGTGCGAGCTCGCGCTCGAGATGACGACGACAACCCCAATAACGATCCAGCTGGCGTGCTGCCGGACATTACCACGACCGATGCACAGGAACTGCTGGAGGCAATCTACCGGGAGCGGCGTCTGGAGCTTGCGATGGAGGATCTGCGCTTCTTTGATCTCGTCCGGCAGGGACGCGCACCGGAGGTCCTCGGTGATGCAGGCTTCGATGCGGGAACGCACGAGCGCATGCCGATTCCTCAACGTGAGATTGATTTGAGCGACGGCGTTCTGACGCAGAATCCAGGCTATTAG
- a CDS encoding type I restriction endonuclease, with protein MDFIEEIASLSSRAISQIDHLETEEGTKNALVMPFIKALGYDPFDPTEVVPEFTADVGTKKGEKVDYAIKLEGRPVMLFECKHAGAPLDPDHADQLFRYFHVTEAKIGVLTNGLTYKFFTDLEQENKMDERPFLTFNLLHVNENKVGELKRLRKSSFDLDDMLSAAHDLKYRKALLEYLQTQWDEPEQEFVRFMTGQVYDGRITKNVRYQFSEIVHDALRQFVSDKIRGRLNTALAEEEAVTDDAFNEEDGVESEERVDSLPDGVIAKDGDVVTTEEEMEGFRIVRAIMREVVDVDRVVSRDVKSYFGILLDDNNRQPICRLRFETAQKYLGLFDEEKNEERVPIDAVDEIYDHADKLRQTVHFYDTE; from the coding sequence ATGGATTTCATTGAGGAGATTGCCTCGTTGTCCTCTCGCGCGATCAGCCAGATTGATCATCTGGAAACGGAGGAGGGGACGAAAAATGCCCTTGTCATGCCCTTTATCAAAGCGCTCGGGTACGACCCTTTTGATCCGACGGAGGTCGTTCCGGAATTCACGGCCGACGTAGGTACTAAGAAAGGAGAGAAAGTCGACTACGCGATCAAGTTAGAGGGTAGGCCCGTGATGCTTTTTGAGTGTAAGCATGCCGGTGCACCGCTCGACCCAGATCACGCCGATCAGCTTTTCAGATATTTCCACGTCACGGAGGCAAAAATAGGGGTCCTTACCAACGGATTAACGTATAAATTTTTTACTGATCTGGAGCAAGAGAATAAAATGGACGAGCGTCCTTTCTTGACGTTCAACCTTCTTCATGTTAATGAGAACAAGGTCGGCGAACTCAAGCGTCTTCGAAAATCGTCGTTCGACCTGGATGACATGCTATCTGCGGCACACGACCTGAAGTATCGAAAAGCACTTTTAGAATATTTACAAACCCAGTGGGATGAGCCGGAGCAAGAATTCGTTCGATTTATGACGGGACAGGTCTACGACGGACGAATAACAAAAAACGTTCGGTATCAATTTAGCGAGATCGTCCATGATGCTCTTCGTCAGTTCGTGAGCGACAAAATCCGTGGACGCTTAAATACAGCCTTAGCTGAAGAAGAGGCAGTTACTGACGACGCATTCAATGAAGAAGACGGTGTCGAATCCGAAGAACGAGTTGACTCACTACCAGACGGTGTAATTGCTAAGGATGGAGACGTTGTGACAACAGAGGAAGAGATGGAGGGCTTCCGCATTGTTCGCGCGATTATGCGAGAGGTAGTCGACGTTGATCGCGTCGTGTCTCGAGACGTGAAGTCGTACTTCGGGATTCTTCTCGATGACAATAACAGGCAGCCAATCTGTCGGCTGAGATTTGAAACGGCACAAAAGTACCTCGGCCTGTTCGACGAGGAAAAGAACGAGGAGCGAGTGCCTATCGACGCTGTTGATGAAATCTACGATCACGCAGATAAGCTACGCCAAACCGTCCACTTCTACGATACGGAATAG
- a CDS encoding family 16 glycosylhydrolase — MYIDRSTTTSPLWTLLLGLLLSVLTVSTVSLLSGCDQGGMNDDGDNFIAPSTSRVGFEVRPGATDTTQQLTLTYTSLDVRPEPGDVPTPFTVELVEETGDPSNGTSVFDVTFSPPQDKATFTEKLIFSAGGRYVTIQLFGFVGFNDELITDYAGSGIVDDFFGFNGLEGASSIDGQLSVPGSGAGGPGVFPGVSHALSETVDFGQTPVLVARMRVSADSPGPAIVRAALNQEGDLPDANSSAAPLIKEVPADGEYADYYFDFRDLFVQFDGQPVDATNITEVVLLVNDGGSLDFLGRSDTFTGTLEIDRLARRPDIPGEEGGGNAAPNANFIFAPSQPAVGETVNFTDRSSDDGMIVSRDWDFGDGTTATGETPSHAYGAQGDYTVTLTVTDDEGVTSTSTQTVSVSDGSNGGSTFRDDGDGDGLILYDDFEDGIQADEYVTFQGQGATIGLSESSDAAMDAGGMAAIAANVDGGGGGGFAGFGKEYGSGQDGVDVSDLGSDPYFTMYVKSDAASTYTLEINLQEDQDGNDQYDGSGATDDEFQYDYVVEPSASGYTRISVPLSAFQDDNDVNNGGDGQLSSRIANVIFAIGNLPAESFTLTIDDIIFSDQDLGAGGGTVQSACGNDYELFFEDNFDAPNDTFWDRGNATFNGNLATFRPDNITYEDGKMVLNLKKEQFNGKPYTGAELRTDNQTGFYSYGCYEVRMKSAGPSGTVSSFFGYRYNPWQEIDIEIVGKNNRSMLTNIYYNDGPEGAANNDAYQVPPFPEGVGLSYDASQEFHNYAFEWTPGEIKWYRDGQLVKQATVEGASSSEIPNLDMQIMMNLWVSNSPSFAGEIDDSNFPVRAEYDWVRFYRPAN, encoded by the coding sequence ATGTATATCGATCGTAGTACGACGACATCACCACTCTGGACGCTGCTTCTTGGGCTCCTCCTTAGCGTACTTACCGTCTCGACGGTAAGTCTGCTTTCCGGTTGTGACCAGGGAGGCATGAACGACGACGGCGATAACTTCATCGCCCCGAGCACGTCCCGCGTCGGGTTTGAGGTTCGACCCGGGGCGACGGATACGACACAGCAACTGACGCTGACCTATACGTCCCTGGACGTTCGCCCCGAGCCGGGGGATGTCCCGACGCCGTTTACGGTCGAGCTTGTCGAGGAGACGGGAGATCCTTCGAATGGGACGTCGGTGTTTGACGTCACATTCTCGCCGCCTCAGGATAAAGCGACCTTTACCGAAAAGCTCATCTTTTCGGCAGGGGGGCGGTACGTGACCATTCAACTCTTTGGCTTCGTCGGCTTCAATGATGAGTTGATCACCGACTACGCAGGCTCTGGTATCGTCGATGACTTTTTTGGATTCAATGGTCTCGAAGGTGCGAGCAGCATCGATGGACAACTCTCTGTGCCAGGTTCAGGTGCGGGCGGCCCGGGCGTCTTCCCGGGCGTAAGCCATGCGCTCAGTGAGACGGTGGACTTTGGACAAACGCCCGTACTCGTCGCTCGAATGAGGGTCTCGGCGGACAGCCCGGGGCCGGCGATCGTGCGTGCGGCACTCAACCAGGAGGGCGACCTGCCGGATGCCAACAGCAGTGCGGCGCCGCTTATCAAGGAGGTACCCGCAGACGGTGAATACGCCGACTACTATTTCGATTTCCGCGATCTCTTCGTGCAGTTCGACGGCCAGCCCGTGGACGCGACCAATATCACCGAGGTCGTTCTGTTGGTCAACGATGGCGGTTCGCTGGACTTCCTCGGGCGTTCGGACACGTTCACAGGTACCCTCGAGATTGATCGTCTTGCCCGTCGTCCAGACATACCCGGTGAAGAGGGGGGCGGCAACGCTGCTCCGAATGCCAACTTCATTTTTGCACCGAGCCAGCCGGCGGTCGGGGAGACGGTTAACTTCACCGATCGATCGAGTGACGACGGCATGATCGTATCGCGCGACTGGGACTTCGGTGATGGCACGACGGCAACCGGTGAGACGCCGTCTCATGCTTACGGTGCGCAAGGCGATTATACCGTCACGCTCACGGTGACGGATGACGAAGGCGTTACCTCCACATCGACGCAGACGGTTTCCGTATCGGACGGTTCGAACGGAGGAAGCACGTTCCGCGATGACGGCGACGGTGATGGCCTCATCCTGTATGACGATTTCGAAGATGGTATTCAGGCCGACGAATATGTCACGTTTCAGGGTCAAGGAGCCACCATCGGCCTCTCCGAGAGCAGTGACGCAGCTATGGACGCGGGAGGAATGGCGGCCATAGCCGCCAACGTTGATGGGGGAGGCGGCGGTGGGTTCGCCGGATTCGGCAAAGAGTACGGCAGTGGCCAAGACGGCGTCGATGTCTCTGATCTCGGCAGCGACCCATATTTCACGATGTACGTGAAGTCGGATGCTGCTTCAACGTACACCCTGGAGATCAACCTCCAGGAAGATCAAGACGGGAACGATCAGTACGATGGCAGCGGCGCCACAGACGACGAGTTCCAGTACGACTACGTGGTAGAGCCGAGTGCCTCGGGATACACGCGCATCAGCGTTCCGCTGAGTGCATTTCAGGATGATAACGACGTCAACAACGGGGGGGATGGACAGCTTTCTTCCCGGATCGCAAATGTGATCTTCGCCATCGGCAACCTGCCGGCTGAATCATTCACGCTCACGATCGACGACATCATCTTCTCGGACCAGGATCTCGGAGCCGGGGGCGGCACCGTCCAGAGTGCGTGTGGAAACGACTACGAGCTGTTTTTCGAGGACAACTTCGACGCCCCGAACGACACGTTCTGGGATCGCGGGAACGCGACATTCAACGGAAACCTCGCGACCTTCCGTCCAGACAACATTACGTACGAGGATGGAAAGATGGTGCTGAACCTGAAGAAAGAGCAGTTCAACGGAAAACCGTACACAGGTGCTGAACTCCGCACAGACAATCAGACCGGATTTTACAGCTACGGGTGCTACGAAGTGCGAATGAAGTCGGCCGGCCCCAGCGGTACCGTTTCGTCCTTCTTTGGCTACCGATACAACCCCTGGCAAGAGATCGACATCGAGATCGTGGGTAAAAACAATCGCTCGATGCTGACCAACATCTACTACAATGATGGCCCAGAGGGGGCGGCCAATAACGATGCGTACCAGGTGCCGCCGTTTCCCGAAGGTGTGGGTCTGAGCTACGATGCGTCACAGGAATTCCACAACTACGCCTTTGAGTGGACGCCCGGAGAAATCAAATGGTACCGCGACGGTCAGCTCGTGAAGCAGGCGACGGTCGAGGGGGCCAGCTCGAGTGAGATTCCGAACCTCGACATGCAAATCATGATGAACCTCTGGGTCTCCAACTCGCCGAGTTTCGCAGGAGAGATCGATGACAGCAATTTCCCGGTCCGTGCTGAGTATGACTGGGTGCGCTTCTATCGACCCGCTAACTGA
- a CDS encoding formate/nitrite transporter family protein, giving the protein MPSRSSDDHRDASNTSSAASASAGDGTSSSATRDSDPDGGRDAPDPAPDAGGVLEDRFSTDEIFRRLVAAADEEFARSNRLLFLSGLAAGLSISLSFLGIVALESRLSGAGAPLVSRLMYPVGFFFVVMGRYQLFTENTLSPVALVLTRRASLPLLFRVWGIVLLANVVGAAACALVFAWTGVFDAAMTETGLKYGEHFVKLPWDTVFWKAIFAGWLVAGMVWLNFAARSTTARFFITFILIYVVAAADLAHCIVGSTETLFAVFRGAVTWKAYLIDFLAPSVLGNTVGGVLLVAILNFAQTEGEMSTDALPHRRILTWRECIVGEDREERMES; this is encoded by the coding sequence ATGCCTTCCCGGTCCTCAGATGATCACCGAGACGCAAGCAATACGTCTAGCGCTGCTTCAGCGTCGGCGGGGGACGGCACCTCGTCGTCTGCAACCCGGGACTCGGATCCGGATGGCGGACGGGATGCGCCCGACCCGGCCCCAGACGCCGGTGGCGTTCTTGAGGACCGCTTTTCTACGGACGAAATCTTTCGCCGGCTTGTTGCCGCCGCGGACGAGGAATTCGCCCGATCGAATCGCCTTCTCTTTCTGAGCGGCCTGGCAGCTGGACTGTCGATCAGTCTCTCCTTTCTCGGAATTGTCGCGTTGGAATCGAGGTTGAGCGGAGCAGGGGCGCCACTCGTGTCACGACTGATGTATCCGGTCGGGTTTTTCTTCGTCGTGATGGGGCGATATCAGCTGTTTACGGAAAACACGCTGTCGCCCGTGGCCCTCGTGCTCACCCGGCGCGCAAGCCTTCCGCTTCTGTTTCGCGTGTGGGGGATCGTGCTCCTCGCGAACGTGGTCGGAGCCGCGGCGTGCGCCCTGGTCTTCGCATGGACGGGCGTCTTCGACGCGGCGATGACCGAAACCGGGCTGAAGTACGGCGAGCACTTCGTCAAGCTGCCGTGGGATACAGTTTTCTGGAAGGCGATCTTTGCCGGGTGGCTCGTGGCCGGAATGGTGTGGTTGAACTTTGCGGCGCGGAGCACGACCGCCCGCTTCTTCATCACCTTCATTCTGATCTACGTCGTGGCCGCCGCGGACCTTGCGCACTGTATCGTCGGGTCGACAGAGACTCTCTTCGCTGTCTTTCGTGGAGCCGTGACCTGGAAGGCGTATCTAATCGACTTTCTTGCTCCTTCCGTGCTCGGCAACACCGTCGGTGGGGTCCTGCTCGTGGCCATTCTCAACTTCGCGCAGACGGAAGGGGAGATGTCGACGGACGCGCTACCGCACCGGCGGATCCTGACCTGGCGTGAATGTATCGTGGGCGAGGATCGGGAGGAGCGCATGGAGTCGTAA
- a CDS encoding DUF1328 domain-containing protein: MLRYAILFLVVAIIAAILGFGGIAGASAWIAKILVFVFLVLFVVSLISGRS; this comes from the coding sequence ATGCTTCGATACGCGATCCTTTTTCTCGTGGTCGCTATCATCGCTGCTATTCTCGGATTCGGTGGCATCGCCGGTGCGTCGGCGTGGATTGCCAAGATTCTTGTCTTCGTGTTTCTGGTTCTCTTCGTCGTATCTCTCATCTCCGGACGCTCGTAG
- a CDS encoding SusC/RagA family TonB-linked outer membrane protein: MVWKNLHLILGLFLAGMIALPEAATAQTGTIVGTVVEEATGEPLPGVNVVLVGSQKGSSTNVDGTYTIPGVDPGTYDLRASFIGFRAQTRADVQVVDGETTEVDFSLAEGSIGLDELVVVGYGEQQRQELTTSVSSISEEAIADRALTNPAEALQGTVPGLVVTQNSGSPGQGFSVRIRGIASTGSNEPLYVVDGLPLPDRPEYLNPNDIESIDVIKDAAGAAIYGTQGSNGVILITTKKGTSGETRVNFNAQYGVSEAPRQIDMLEAAEYATLRNESAINANRTPVYPNPASLRGQSTNWQDQIFQTGAFQKYTLGVSGGGDGFNFRVSGDFTDETGIVKTSDYRQINFRLNTEYTPESGLFTVGENLSIGRDFRNVVPENDDVNNFMISTLQFSPTEPVRDPDLNTTDNYTFSQFGNNALNPVAVLDFNNSEDRSTRLAGNVFADIMPIEGLSLKSDVGVDLRYGDNYSFTPTYSVSPEFSNLTNSVSRYSDRRSSLIWSNTATYSRIFGTKHDLTVLGGTSAEWNTYEFISANTTGLPNDDPSLRYLQQGSASQGATGDLDRSRLVSYFGRVNYGYDSRYLATVVARYDGSSRFGENNRFGFFPSFSLAWRVSEEAFMESVEFVDDLKLRGGYGINGNDAIGDFLFLTGIEGFRNYITGTNNTVFPGATVAGSGNPDLKWEESRQTTAGIDASLFDSRLTATADFFVKNTKDLLLNVQQLSTSGAQRFGQVQNAGEVQNIGFEFSLGWADNLFDGDLTYEINGNIAQASNEVKSLGATSDIEGGAYRQGLITRTVPGVPIGSYYGHVTDGIFQTQEEVDDAAFQDAGTAPGDIRFRDLNDDGVINDADRTFLGNPFPDFTYGLNGSVAFRGFDFSFFLQGVQGNELFAAYEYYTLGSGIFNLEEDALNRWTGPGTSNDVPRLTVSDPNQNTRISDRYVRDGSYLRLKNVTLGYTVPQRLFESIGADVRKARIFVGGQNLLTFTGYNGLDPEIGERGGVLDRGIDRGVYPQARTYTVGIDFRF, translated from the coding sequence ATGGTCTGGAAGAATCTGCACCTGATCCTTGGCCTTTTTCTCGCCGGTATGATTGCTTTGCCGGAGGCGGCGACCGCGCAGACGGGCACAATTGTCGGTACCGTGGTCGAGGAAGCCACCGGTGAACCGCTGCCTGGCGTCAACGTCGTCCTCGTCGGCTCTCAAAAGGGGTCGTCGACCAACGTCGATGGAACGTACACGATTCCGGGTGTCGATCCCGGGACGTACGATCTCCGGGCGTCCTTCATTGGATTCCGCGCTCAAACTCGTGCAGATGTTCAGGTTGTTGACGGCGAAACGACGGAGGTGGACTTCTCGCTTGCAGAAGGCTCGATTGGCCTTGATGAACTGGTTGTCGTCGGGTACGGGGAGCAGCAACGCCAGGAGCTGACGACCTCCGTTTCCTCCATTTCGGAAGAGGCCATTGCGGACCGGGCGCTCACAAATCCGGCGGAGGCGCTTCAGGGGACGGTGCCTGGTCTCGTTGTTACGCAGAACTCCGGCAGTCCCGGGCAGGGGTTTAGCGTGCGGATTCGAGGTATTGCGTCGACGGGCAGCAACGAGCCGCTGTATGTCGTCGACGGTCTTCCGTTGCCGGATCGACCAGAGTATCTCAACCCGAACGATATCGAATCGATCGACGTGATCAAGGATGCGGCAGGCGCAGCCATCTATGGCACGCAGGGAAGCAACGGCGTCATCCTCATCACAACGAAAAAAGGGACGTCGGGCGAGACGCGAGTAAATTTCAACGCTCAGTACGGTGTCTCCGAGGCGCCGCGGCAGATCGACATGCTTGAAGCCGCGGAATACGCAACGTTACGGAACGAATCCGCAATTAACGCCAACCGAACGCCTGTTTACCCCAATCCGGCGTCGCTTCGCGGGCAGTCAACCAACTGGCAGGATCAAATTTTCCAGACGGGTGCCTTCCAGAAGTACACACTCGGAGTGTCCGGTGGCGGCGACGGGTTCAATTTCCGGGTCAGCGGTGATTTCACGGATGAAACCGGGATCGTCAAAACATCGGACTATCGCCAGATCAATTTCCGCCTGAATACCGAATATACGCCGGAGTCGGGCCTCTTTACCGTAGGCGAGAATCTTTCGATCGGTCGGGATTTCAGAAATGTCGTTCCGGAGAATGACGACGTAAACAACTTCATGATCTCGACGCTCCAATTCTCTCCGACGGAGCCGGTCCGTGATCCAGATCTGAATACGACGGACAACTACACATTCAGCCAGTTCGGCAATAACGCTCTCAATCCGGTCGCAGTGCTCGACTTCAACAATTCGGAGGATCGGTCGACGCGCCTCGCGGGGAACGTGTTTGCTGATATCATGCCGATCGAAGGTCTGAGTCTTAAATCGGACGTTGGCGTCGACTTGCGTTACGGCGACAATTACTCGTTCACACCGACATACTCGGTCAGCCCGGAGTTCTCGAACTTGACAAACTCCGTAAGCAGGTACTCTGACCGGCGCTCGTCCTTGATTTGGTCGAACACAGCCACATATTCCCGCATCTTTGGGACGAAGCACGACCTCACCGTGCTCGGCGGCACGTCAGCGGAGTGGAACACCTACGAGTTCATTAGTGCGAACACGACCGGATTGCCCAACGACGATCCATCGCTTCGGTACCTGCAGCAGGGAAGCGCAAGTCAGGGCGCGACAGGCGATCTGGATCGTTCGCGACTCGTTTCGTACTTCGGTCGCGTGAATTACGGTTACGATAGCCGCTACCTTGCTACCGTAGTTGCCCGGTATGACGGTTCGTCCCGGTTCGGGGAAAACAACCGATTTGGTTTCTTTCCATCCTTCTCGCTTGCCTGGCGCGTGTCCGAGGAGGCCTTCATGGAATCGGTCGAATTTGTTGACGACCTGAAGTTGCGCGGCGGCTACGGCATCAATGGAAACGATGCAATTGGAGATTTCCTCTTCCTCACGGGGATTGAGGGCTTCCGAAACTACATTACCGGCACAAACAACACGGTCTTTCCAGGGGCCACGGTTGCTGGATCTGGTAACCCGGACCTCAAATGGGAGGAATCGAGGCAGACGACGGCGGGCATTGACGCGTCGCTTTTCGATTCGCGCCTCACCGCCACGGCTGACTTCTTCGTCAAGAACACGAAGGACCTACTCCTCAACGTGCAGCAGCTCTCCACGAGCGGTGCGCAGCGCTTTGGACAGGTTCAGAACGCGGGAGAGGTTCAAAATATCGGGTTCGAGTTTTCGCTTGGCTGGGCCGATAACCTGTTTGATGGTGACCTGACGTACGAGATCAACGGAAATATTGCACAGGCATCGAATGAGGTGAAGAGCCTTGGTGCGACAAGCGACATTGAAGGGGGAGCCTACCGGCAGGGACTCATTACCCGAACGGTTCCTGGTGTGCCCATTGGTTCGTACTACGGCCACGTGACCGACGGCATTTTCCAGACGCAGGAAGAGGTCGATGATGCCGCGTTTCAGGACGCCGGCACGGCGCCCGGCGACATTCGCTTCCGTGATCTAAATGACGACGGCGTGATCAATGACGCCGATCGGACCTTTCTCGGCAATCCATTTCCTGACTTCACGTACGGCCTCAACGGCAGCGTGGCTTTCCGCGGATTCGACTTCAGCTTTTTCCTGCAAGGAGTCCAGGGCAACGAGCTCTTCGCGGCCTACGAGTACTACACGCTGGGTTCGGGCATCTTCAATCTTGAAGAAGATGCTCTGAACCGCTGGACGGGACCCGGGACGAGTAACGATGTGCCGCGCCTGACTGTGTCCGACCCCAACCAGAATACGCGGATCTCCGACCGATATGTTCGGGACGGATCGTATCTACGACTCAAAAATGTGACGCTCGGCTATACCGTGCCCCAGCGTCTCTTCGAATCGATTGGCGCCGACGTTCGCAAGGCTCGCATTTTTGTCGGCGGCCAGAATCTGCTGACGTTCACCGGTTACAACGGGCTCGACCCGGAGATTGGTGAACGTGGCGGCGTACTGGATCGCGGCATCGATCGAGGTGTCTATCCGCAGGCGCGAACGTACACCGTTGGCATCGACTTTCGATTCTAG